The Punica granatum isolate Tunisia-2019 chromosome 4, ASM765513v2, whole genome shotgun sequence genome has a window encoding:
- the LOC116202337 gene encoding uncharacterized protein LOC116202337 — protein MEADGEHRDRSPNTEPRNSQPEEDPPSTSPVEGGGDRRPPVDQAAIFKALEVVERDSLAIAESFTSLFASLRLALSEVTSCSVDHMQCFSDAAGHLQESVLDSATKGNRYINSCLRLNEEMKGIENLGTELKILRRNVDALDTAVNRIVRLP, from the exons ATGGAAGCTGACGGAGAGCACAGAGACCGGTCACCGAACACAGAGCCCCGCAACTCGCAGCCGGAGGAAGATCCTCCGTCCACGTCACCGGTGGAAGGCGGCGGGGATCGCAGGCCACCGGTGGACCAGGCGGCGATCTTCAAAGCCCTGGAGGTGGTCGAGAGGGACTCCCTCGCCATCGCCGAGAGCTTCACCTCTCTATTCGCCTCTCTCCGCCTCGCTCTCTCCGAG GTAACGAGTTGCTCGGTCGATCACATGCAGTGTTTCAGTGATGCTGCTGGTCACCTCCAAGAATCGG TTCTTGACTCGGCAACAAAGGGCAATCGTTATATAAATTCATGTCTAAG ATTAAATGAGGAAATGAAGGGCATTGAAAACCTGGGCACAGAGCT AAAAATCTTGAGGAGGAATGTAGATGCTCTAGATACTGCTGTGAACAGGATCGTCCGCCTTCCGTGA